The window agactatcggtgttgcgtagtccgtactcaactgctattatacatgctagattaggaaAACAGTggcagattacactttgtggttgaTGTGTTCCTagtatcatgtaatccatatTAACTGTaccattatgaaggcatgtaggatatttgtGGTTAGGCATCATTtcctatgctacgtccccttcccaacagggggtaaggtgttggataacccatttgtggtatgttcgatggaTATATTGGTgttgtgactgccaggaggggatcATCAGTGGTTTACTGGGTGATCGACAACCGCATATTGGGACCGACAGGCTCCTATTCATGGTTAGGGCTTGCATCGCTACGTAGTCGATGCAGTTCTGAGACGagagatacaacctaatgtgtcatagtagcatttaccaaacttagttgtattgttaggtggataataaaataaatggattgcatcacgagcatcatagactatgtgttctctaatcatgcatcataaattacctATGCGACTactttgcttggttgtgcatgaaccccacccctcattgagctagttggaaagctcaccccacatatatgcctatttttagatgataatgCAAGTACGGTCATGCCCACggcttgtgactctctttcctctagACCCGAGTacagagtgagcgactggtggatgctggaagcagaggagcatggccatgactgtgcttgtgacttctGTGCATACatggcaccatgaggtgtttggtatatttttgttattttagtacAGACttgtggatggtatactttAAACTCGAtatttataagtcttggatatTTGTAATAGATAAACTTGGTTATGAATATTACATTATCACTAGAGGTATCCCCAATTTACTTATGATTCCTCTATTATACTCAGATTCCGctgctattggttggtttgtgttgtgagattgtgaatcgttaaggtactgcgatcagagatcctagtaggttcataagatgggtaagcattttactcacaccatcggtattcctatACGGTAAgctgggtctactggaagtggggtgtgaaaATTGGAGTGTGCctaaactcagaattggacaacagtggtgaaagccttcaccaagaagtactcatacaatactgaggtggatgtgaagtgTCAGGAGCTCGAGACATTGAGATAGCAGCCCaaggaaggattcaccgccttcctaatgaggtttagagacaaggctGCCAAAATAGCGAACCAACCTTCTAAAGcaaagcaagtggagatgttgattgaaaacttgtctaagccttattatgatgttctctactatcaacatctgtagacttttgatgccctaatagccacccggcacacgtgtggaaaatagaattctaagggaggcccagtatcaagggtcCTCCTAAGATATGGgaaagaacactagagttggacgtGGAAAAGGTCCCGAAACCAATATAGTAGGTGCGGTCCAACAGTCGGTATCACCCATCACTCCTTCACAAccttttgtgatacaagcagatgctcctGCTCAGAAGGCTCCTTACGTTAGGAGATAGTTCACTGATTTTGGAATGCCCGTGACCacagtgtatgagaagctaaagaaacaaggattgctagggacagtagCTCCAAGGGTAATCATCAACCCTCccccaacttggtatagggaccatgaatattgtgttaaccacactcagaaggggcataacactgaaagatgcttagGCCTTCAACATGCAATCCAGGATTGGTAGACAACAGGACTATTGAACTCAAAGTTAAgtaatctcctaatgtcaataccaattcACTCCCATATCATGGAACTGTCAACATGTTGTCAACGACAGATGACTAGCAAGATTGGGATCTTCACTTCTTCAATCCCACTCCTCTTATTAGAGACTACAAGGAGTACCATAATGGGAGGCATaatgaatggaaagaaaagttgtTGCTTATGCAAAAATTTCCTCTTCCTCCAAAATTAGTAGGGCATATCATCAGCTTTATTAAGGAGATTTACCGAAAGGAGTGCGACTCCTTCCGAAGGGCCATCTACATGTACTGTACAGATAGTCACTTTTGTCGGCCCAAGTTCTATGATTTTGGGGTTCCTCAATATAGtcatgtgaacaacctagaagaagaagcaatagaaagtgaccccactcagtTGATCACACCccgagcttggaagaatcatatgaatggcCGCTCCTCCAggaaagtcatgagtcaaagggtgaAAGTTATAAAAGCTCCCAAAAGAGgagaatcatcaaaagaagaaccGAAAGATTAGATATCAGTTATTCCTCCTTCCACACCAACAGGAGAATCCACCGTACCATACCTTCAACATCTACCATACTACCAACCTCCATCATACCACCAACCCTCCCTATACCATCACccttcaccccaccatcaaAAAGAGGTAACCTCATCATTTTATCACCCCCTATCCTCATCACAATATCCTACCTCTTATATCAtgtcaccttcatatcaccccgcctcatatccctcatcaccctcataccaatcccctTCTCAAGGCTTGGTGGATAATCCAAAAGAAGAATGGATAGGtgggtacagttggaaggatatgctcaCATTACTAGATTCTCTAAAGATAACCTCATCGATAGATTcggtgaatgtcttaggagaaagtCAAGATGTTGATCCACTTCTTTGATTCAGACAACTATACCTCAAGAGGACAATCTGGAGATAGttgaagaagtcacaaatgATATTCTCAGAGCGGTAAAAACATTGGCAATAGGGgagcaaatcaaagagcacacctccctaatccacagagggagtgacatagaagatGACGAGTCCAGTCTGATTAGACTCTGTGCCGGTGAGGTTAGGTCTAACCCCATGGAAATTTTCCCATCCATATGCTTTGATTACTATGAatgtttggatgcaggagaatttgaaAGACATGAAGAATTTGATGGGGAAAAAAGTGacggggaaatcagtgaagaagagtcTGATGACAATAATGATGAGGGTGAGAGTGAGGATTGGGATGATAATGATGACTCCGATTCTTtaagtgatgatgagtaccaggaCTGGGATGACAGTGACTATCAGGGGCCTTtgaataatgatgaagatgatgagtcaagATATTATTCACCCAGAGATTCTGGAGGATATTCTGTGTATGCAATTGGTGAAGACAACCCGATGATTGACCGCACAGATGCTATCCAATCAACACTCACGATCCACATAAAAGGAGATGAGCCAGCATCAGATTcaaaagatagtgaaggatatgagatcacTTTGAAGGGAAAGCAAACCTTATAGAAAAACATATGGGTAGTGTCTATAGGTGTTTGGTTGAGCTAAAACTCGAGGctgatgaaattgatcaaatgttaggtgaagtggccatTAGTGAACATTACTACACCGAGCAATTGGGAAAACTTAAAAAAGCAGGGAGACATGACACACTTGTAGAAATGGTGAACATAGTAGTTATACGCCTTTCCAATGAGGTAAAAAAATATGAGCCAGAGCTCTAGATATTTGCAAGGAACcgcgacttcccaccccaagcagggaaggagaatctaaGAAGAAGATCCTATGGTATGGATAGTTACCATaacagatagtgatgatgaggatcacTATCCCactgagattattgtgaagaaaccagTCAGTGTAATGGAGACTCAAAGTAGAAGAGACTACAAGGCCCTTGTAGTAGAACAATCAAGGACCAATGAGGCTGGAacaagtggcttgaagaaagaaccgagaacccagtcttggctcaactcaagaagtcccaaacTAATATATCAATTTGGGGACTATTGATGGCTTCCCCTTCACATCGAGAAACAGTCTTGAAatccctcactaatgtgcaagtgccaatctaGATAGATCCAACACATATCACACAAATAGTGGGGGCAACCTATGCAGTGCAGTTATTGATGTTCTCAGAATCTAAACTCCCTaaggagcccagcacaacaGTGCTTTGcacatcatagtagaatgcaTTGACAAGATCATTCCTCAGGTCCTCTTTGACAATGGGTCTACTCTAAATGTTCTACCTTTGAGATCGGCCAAGAGCATTGACAgcaatatggaagagatgaggctgTCAAATTAGACAATATAGGCACATGATAATACCAAAAGAGAATTCCTTGGAATCCTCACCCTCGCTGTGAtaattggcccagtgaagtttgacattgatttccaagtcattgacataCCAGCGTCTTTTAATATGCTCATAGGAagaccttggttgcatcatgcaagGGCTGTAGCTTCCACCCTCCACTAgaagatgaaattcattcataaagAGAGTGATTACAGTAGCTGGAGATaccgaagtggttaacactttaccCAATgttgaaaagggagaagaacaagaccatgaagtcCGACTtaatggttttgaattagacttGACTTGCGCGGCCATTGCTAAGGAAACAACAGAAGAAAAAGTCTTAGAGGGAGAAGCATAtgtgcaaagcaaagaagagcataaagaatgatggtctgcatgtactgtgcccgaatcaattGCGACGGGAGGGCCCGTGATGGTGGTCAGAAATGTGACCGAGGAGCAGGGATGGCCTCAATCAAAAGGCTTGAAAATTTGGATTTCTTAGAAAggggattgagtagtctccaccactcctcacccctcaagaagtttggctttagagaatatgAGATGGATCAGCTCATCTTTATGGAGAAGCAAGTGCTTATCAAAGAGAACAATGTCAGCACCACTGAAGAGATAGCAGTGACCTttctggaagaagaagaaggcactCTACCACATCTGCTCATCCATCGAGCTATTGACCccctcctgaactggacaagcattggagagaacttcaagtttactcttGCATCACGTTAGTCATCGAGTTTGTAGTTGAGTCTATTATTGAGTCTTCCATTTATGATTGCATGTCGGCCTTCCCTCTCGAGGAAGGTCCACAGTCCGTATttgttgagtctgttactccttcttttatgaatgaaatttctgatttcgagtatgacttgcctcctttttctgatgatgatcttaataaatactatgagttaataaaataatgcaaaccaaagaaagcccaacccatctgtaaggatacccaggttattaatctaggaaccgaccaatgccttcaagaggtaaaaattgatactaccctggatgatgaagaagaggagcagatgattagtcttttgaggGAGTTCGCCatagtctttgcttggtcttatgaggatatgcctggtatagaccctaacattgtgcaacatcgattgctaACCTACATTGGAGAAAAGCTTatcaagcagaagctcagaagaatgcatccagagtggagtgaaaagatcagagatgTTGTGAAATAGTGGAATCAACATTTCTCCAAGTGGTAAAgtatccccaatggttggccaatatagCACCAgagccaaagaaagatggcaaagTGCAAATGTGTGTAGatttccaagatcttaacaaggtgagccttaaggatgacttcccattGCCTCAcaatgatgtattggttgacaacacaaCAAGGCATGCCTtactatcatttatggatggattgtcaggatacaatcaagtgagcatgcaacCAAAAGATCGTgaaagacaaccttcaccactctatggggaacttattgttacaaggtgatgccctttggattaaagaatgctggggcaacttatcaaagagcagctacagccatattgcatgacatgatgaacaaagatgtggaagtctatgtggatgaaatgatagtgaagtcaagggatcgACAACTTCATATTCCCGCGCTAAGAGGATTCTTtgatcagctaaagttgaatcctcaaaagtgtgtatttggggcgaCAACAGAAAAGTTGTTgtgattcttggtgagtgaaaggggcAACGAAGTCgatcctatcaagatcaaagcaatacAAGAAATGCCCACAACTCTCACTaagaagcagatacgaggattcTTGGGTCACGAGGATTcttgggtcacatctagtatattagcAGGTTCATAGCCCAACTGACTACGATCTAcgaaccaatttttaagctgccaaagaaggatcaacctacataatggaatgaccaatgccaacaagattttgataagatcaaaggatatcttatgaacctaCTAGTATTGAcgccaccagtggaaggagaaccacttctgtgatacttatcagtgggagaatattccatgggatCGTTGCTAGCACAAAATAAGATAGAGAAGGGAGTAGAGCATGCTATATACTACCTTaacaagaagttcttggaatatgagacacaaTGCACATCTTTGGGAAAAACTTGTGCTGCActaatttgggcaacgaaaagattgcaacactacatggtagcttatccagtacgtTTGAtatcaaggatggatccaatcaagtaccacTTTAAGAAACCGGCTCTAATGGGAAGGATGGCTCAATGGTTTTTATTCTtgtcagagtttgacatcatcTATGTTGCTtataaatctatcaaggggcaagctatagccgatcatttggctacccaccccatgGAAGATAGAAGAGCCCTAGATGATGACTTCCCAGATGAAGAgatcacaacaatagaagaaaaagacacaactaatgaatggcagttgttttttaatggagcagctaatcagaAGGGGTGTGGtacgggaatattgcttgtcactcctaacGGTCTTTGCTTACCTTCGTCATTTtgccttgatttcccctgtaccaacaatattgcccaATATGAAAGTTATGccttggggctcgaaactgctcTGACcattgacataaaaaggatcaaggtatgtggtgattcatccattgtcattttccAGAagtaaggaaagtggaagacaaAAGATGAGAAACTAAGTTGTATCAAGAATAtttggaagaagtgattggacatttcaagaagacctcattcgaatacttccagagagataacaatcggtttgccgatgcccttgcaaccttggcttccatggtagaatgcaaccctatggctagggtctgaccattcttagtggaacaaagaagcagacccatttatcagaattcggtgaactctctcaccatagatggccggtcttggtttgctcacatagtggacttcatcagggaaaggaagtatccaattGAAGCtatagatagagaaaagaaatttcaagGGAGATATGctacccaatttattcttcaaggggacttgttatacaaaagatcctatgatggaatatagttgttgtgtgtggatgaagagcaagtagcaacaatcatggaggaaattcatcaaggcctttctggaccccacataaatgccaagatgctaggtaagaagattctcaggctaggatattattagaacacaatggaagcagactgcgTGGGCTTtatcaagaaatgccataaatgtcagatattttccaatatcatacatatcctgccaataGAGTTGtgctcactcagttctccttggccattctctacttggggcattgatatcattgggaaGGTCAATCCTAAATcatccaatggtcacaagttcatcttggtagctattgattatttcaccaagtgggtagaagctcagtcacatgcagtcctcacatatgctaaggtggaaaaattcaaccaagaaaacatcatttgtcgatatggagtgcctcaagagctgatatcagatcaaggatcccatttctgggacaaaactgataaaatctgcacaaagtttggtatcaaaaggcatcgctctaccacttacaggccgtaGACCAATGGGCAGTAGAAGCAgataacaagaacatcaaggtcatcctttagaaaatggctgaaacacacaaaGATTGGGCAGAGAAGTTACCTCTTGatttatgggcatatcagacctCTATAtgatcctcgataggggcaactcctttttccttaGTATATAGGGTCGAGGTAGTtttacccatggaaatcctagtaccatccttaagggtactGCTTGATAGTTAGTTACCTGAAGgaaaatgggtgaaggccagacatgatgggctaaactttctcgatgaaagacgtatgaaggctatggataatttgaagaaatatcaattgagaatggcaagggccttcaacgagaatgtgaagccctgtcacatagaagagggtgagcttgttctttgagaacaaaaagccccaattcatgacccaaaaggaaagttcaggcccaattggagtggctcattcactgtcaaagagattctactaggcaaggctataaaactcatagaccacaacgacgaagaaatacccagattggttaacatggatcaacttaagagatattatgtctgaaagggtgaatagcctgaactacgctagacctgattcctctcaagggatacgtaggtaacttaacatgtgcaagtgcggtctcaacaatctcaaggcatttctagattaataatcaaggtatctaaaaagatcattaTAGCTTGTGTTCCCCAAggatcaccatttggcatgcaaggccattagttatatgtcattcacctatggtcctccaaattcttatccagaatttcaCCCCCAATAGTTGCCACCCGGCATCAgtatatcaaggccagttcattccccattcttgattagtaaaaaaaaaaaaaaagagtctgatgcaacagtggtaaaggtttggtcatgtcaatagctaatgagtgatactttgacgAATCATCACATCTCCTTTTTATTTGTGATGACTGTAGGAAAGGTCATAGGCTCTTTGGATGAGAAGTTGAGAAAATAGACCTTGAACATAAACATAATTGCACTAGGACTactggaatctatgaatgtgtcaATACTCAGTCAGATTGGGTGTGTAGAATTACATCATAATTTACTTCgctaggtgcctcaacactgggatacctATCTCTACATATTTTGGTTCGGGTTGgttgagatctgcccaactctcgaataattctgagtttgtatgctatctccaccaaAGGGCAGGttaattcaaccatctttgaaaaaAGATTACTCAAagaaaattcaggacttctttggatgggaaaaataggaaatgaaaCAGTTCATTAGATatagaaagattgacattctgaaggtggccagaATCTTCATTCGATATCtatcactgggaggaatccatccgTAGAGATCACGGGATGCTTATCTATTCTGTATGATAGCTCACTATATTCTCCAAAGTCCTAGATATGGGGCACCATTTGTTTTCATAGAAGTGgtaaaacaattgaaggaaggaggtgatatcatccccacagtccttgcagagacactcaagggatttgatgacatgaccCATAGCCATAAATTTGGgtttgatcattatcaaggaagctTTGCTATTTTCTAGATTTGGCTACTTGAAAAACTGAAGCTGACCAGGCCATTGAATGGATGCCAACTCAgagttctttgctaccaagataagagggaagtctcaaaattcaaacccatcattgattgggaggagtacctacaaggaagaactgcataggatattgcatggagatgcccatggtggccataagaggattttctaatgaagacccctggatgtaactatgtcaggttgatgggattgactcatataTCTTTTTACTTGACCACCTACATTAGCCGACAATACAGACTGAAAGCAGAGGACCCAGAAGAGTTGGTGAACTTAtatccaccccaagaattgtctacccaccttgttacctacctatcctccCTGTGGTAGGAAAGCTATTTCCATTTTGGTTACTTCACTAGGAAGTAAAATAGTGtggtatttggattttcgtgttatttcgattattctaatgaagacttgagttgtggaattaattgtgcctaaaaattcaaattaataaataaaggaaattttcttgatgccaaagatagatttccattcataaaatgccaaGTTTGACaatacaaaaaagaagaaggaattaacatggggagggaaaaagaacaagaaaaaagatatacatatccttgtgtttgcaggaattaCAAGAATagatccctaagagtcaaaaTCCTCATCTAATCCATACTCGGCGACATCCTTATGGAACATTGAAGAGCTAGTAGGTGCCAATCCCGAGCTCTCCAACCTCTGAGTGAGATCCTGAATTTGCATCTCCTGCTGAGCATTCTCTTGTTGGTAAGAGCTAACTTGGCTCTTTAAGGCAGTGTTCTCTCCTTCCTAGAAAATATAAGGAGTGATCAAGAGAAAAGAGTAATAAAGAAGAAGGATAAGGTTGAAAAAAATGATACGTTATCAAGCACCACCTCACACAAACTCTGGTGCATCCTCTTTGAGTTCAGCATAGGCCTCTAGAGACACCTGATGAAGACCATGTTAGTCAAAAGAAGTCAAGAGCCAATCAAATGAGAAGTGGTtaaatactcacataatcatatgaaatgggtagcccaagggaagcatctctATCCAATCTATGCACCAGGAGTTGAGAGATATCGGGATGGGCTGTATTGGGATAGGACCAACCCAAGAAACCAGGGAAAGGGATAGAGGCGATCCTAAGAGATCCACCCACAACACTAGAAGGCCCAGCTTGGGATGGACCAGTAGCACCAACTTGTGACTGAACAGAAAAAGGGTCCGTATGCCGAATCctcccttgaaagaacatcaatcaaagccaaacaaaaagagaattgaaatatgaaaatgatATTCAAGGAGGGAAACATACCACAGAACCTTTGGGACCAAAGGGAGTACAAATTGTCTCTTGCTTGAGGAAGGTCTCGTaatccctatcctagtctaagAAGGAATCATCCCATGTTCCTTCGGCCAATCTCTCAACTTGATCTACAGGAATGTGCTCCAGGTGATGCATAGtgatggaggaagacaaggagggaaGTGCATGTTGGAATCGGACCACTGAGGTGTGACCcactctcccaaataccaggtGTGGCCCCAGATACCCCTAAACAAAACTTGGTTCTCTGTTAGGTACCTAGCCTTGGTGACTTCGCCAAGGTTTGGGAACCTAAGGTGCTGAAACGGCCTCCAATTAACCTGCAAATTCAAGTAGAAATGAGTACAACACAAGACAAAAGGAAATTCAATGCCAAACCTAACTTACCTCGGTAAGCCCATTTagaagagaacgagcagtgg is drawn from Macadamia integrifolia cultivar HAES 741 chromosome 7, SCU_Mint_v3, whole genome shotgun sequence and contains these coding sequences:
- the LOC122084865 gene encoding phosphopantothenoylcysteine decarboxylase subunit VHS3-like; protein product: MEIFPSICFDYYECLDAGEFERHEEFDGEKSDGEISEEESDDNNDEGESEDWDDNDDSDSLSDDEYQDWDDSDYQGPLNNDEDDESRYYSPRDSGGYSVYAIGEDNPMIDRTDAIQSTLTIHIKGDEPASDSKDSEGYEITLKGKQTL